From the genome of Psychroserpens ponticola, one region includes:
- a CDS encoding SDR family oxidoreductase yields MVKEFQNKNYWTLILGGSSGLGLATAQKLAKHGMNICIIHRNSRAQEDEINTEFNKIVAEGVQFKSFNIDAFKSEKREQIISELKIVFGSLGKIRTLVHSVAKGNLKPMLDDQKPTLKTDDFNLTINAMAISLYDWTKAIFEAKLFFEDARIISFTSEGNTKAWKNYAAVSAAKVTLEAISRNIALEFAPFGIRANCVQAGVTDTASLRMIPGSDKIKEHSLKRNPFKKLTQPEDVANAVYLLSKDEASWINGCVIPVDGGEHIS; encoded by the coding sequence ATGGTAAAAGAATTTCAAAATAAAAATTATTGGACACTCATTTTAGGAGGCTCTAGCGGATTAGGTTTAGCAACAGCCCAAAAACTTGCAAAACATGGTATGAATATTTGTATCATACATCGAAACTCGAGAGCCCAAGAAGATGAGATTAATACTGAATTTAATAAAATTGTAGCTGAAGGCGTGCAATTCAAATCGTTTAATATTGACGCTTTCAAATCTGAAAAAAGAGAACAAATTATATCTGAATTAAAAATTGTATTTGGCTCACTTGGAAAAATAAGAACCTTAGTACATAGTGTTGCTAAAGGAAATTTAAAACCCATGTTAGATGATCAAAAACCAACACTTAAGACAGATGATTTCAATTTAACTATTAATGCAATGGCAATAAGTTTGTACGATTGGACAAAAGCGATTTTTGAAGCTAAATTATTTTTTGAAGATGCTCGAATTATTAGTTTCACAAGTGAAGGCAATACTAAAGCTTGGAAAAATTACGCAGCAGTTTCAGCAGCAAAAGTAACATTGGAAGCCATAAGTAGAAACATAGCTTTAGAGTTTGCTCCTTTTGGAATTAGAGCCAATTGCGTTCAGGCAGGAGTAACAGACACAGCATCTTTGAGAATGATTCCTGGAAGTGATAAAATTAAAGAACACAGTTTAAAACGAAATCCGTTTAAAAAATTAACACAACCTGAAGACGTAGCAAACGCTGTATATCTCTTGTCTAAAGACGAAGCATCTTGGATTAATGGTTGTGTTATCCCTGTGGATGGAGGAGAACATATATCCTAA
- a CDS encoding ABC transporter ATP-binding protein: MLQVKNLSFSYNKTKILNHINFSVNLGENISIIGESGSGKTTLLKLLYGEYDLDSGSLFWGKQQILGPKYNLVIGYDFIKYVAQEFDLMPYISVEENIGKFLSNFFPEEKQKRTKELLEVVELTKFAHVKVKTLSGGQKQRVALARALAKEPEIILLDEPFSHIDNFKKQSLRRRVFNYLKDKKITCIVATHDKNDVLEFANRIILLNNAEIEANDTPKYLFQNPNTPLIASFFDEFNTINNEIVYAHQLGIVEKSNIQVIVNKNYFKGTYYLIESYFENETIFFEHFEELSEGNTVYLSINK; encoded by the coding sequence ATGCTTCAAGTTAAAAACCTTTCTTTTAGTTATAATAAAACTAAGATTTTAAATCATATAAACTTCTCTGTAAATCTTGGGGAAAACATTTCTATAATTGGTGAAAGTGGATCTGGAAAAACCACATTGCTCAAACTTCTTTACGGTGAATATGACTTAGACAGTGGTTCATTATTTTGGGGAAAACAACAAATTTTAGGACCAAAATATAATCTTGTAATAGGTTATGATTTTATAAAATATGTGGCTCAAGAATTTGATTTAATGCCATACATTAGCGTGGAAGAAAATATTGGTAAATTTCTCTCAAATTTCTTTCCAGAAGAAAAACAAAAACGAACTAAAGAATTACTTGAGGTTGTTGAACTCACTAAGTTTGCTCATGTAAAAGTAAAAACACTCAGTGGCGGACAAAAACAACGTGTGGCACTTGCTCGAGCATTAGCGAAAGAGCCAGAAATCATTCTTTTAGATGAACCTTTTAGTCACATTGATAATTTCAAAAAACAATCCCTCAGACGACGTGTTTTTAACTATTTAAAAGACAAAAAAATCACATGCATTGTTGCTACTCATGATAAAAATGATGTCTTAGAATTTGCAAATCGTATAATTTTGTTAAATAATGCAGAAATTGAAGCTAACGACACTCCTAAATATTTATTTCAGAATCCAAATACACCATTAATCGCTTCCTTTTTTGATGAATTTAATACGATCAATAATGAAATCGTATATGCACATCAATTGGGCATCGTTGAAAAATCAAATATTCAAGTAATCGTTAATAAAAACTATTTTAAAGGAACTTATTATTTAATTGAATCTTATTTCGAAAATGAAACTATATTTTTCGAACACTTCGAAGAACTTTCTGAAGGAAACACTGTTTATTTGAGTATTAATAAATAG
- a CDS encoding type III polyketide synthase → MSVKITSVAKQLPKYTRETKDIIPYLKIWMSGQEERFQRKVIKLFENAGVDKRYSIMDAEEVFLNTSFEEKNEIYSREVVKLAEQSLVKALHKANLKPIDIDYIITVSCTGIMIPSMDAYLINNLKMKQDVVRLPVTEMGCAAGVSGIIYAKNFLKSNPNKRAAVIAVESPTATFQLDDFSMANIVSAAIFGDGASSVILSSYKNEEGPKIVDEAMYHFYDAETMMGFKLTNTGLQMILDKAVPETISEHFPMIVHPFLVQNKITIEDIDHLIFHPGGKKIVQTIEDLFGSLGKNIDDTKNVLKLYGNMSSATVLYVLERFMDKQLPKGDRGLMLSFGPGFSAQRILLEW, encoded by the coding sequence ATGAGTGTTAAGATCACATCAGTTGCAAAACAGCTGCCTAAATATACGAGAGAAACTAAGGATATTATTCCGTATTTAAAAATATGGATGTCTGGTCAAGAAGAACGATTTCAGCGGAAAGTTATTAAGCTTTTCGAAAATGCAGGAGTTGACAAACGCTATTCAATTATGGATGCTGAAGAGGTGTTTTTAAACACGTCATTTGAAGAAAAAAACGAAATTTATTCTCGTGAAGTAGTTAAATTAGCGGAACAATCTTTGGTCAAAGCTTTACATAAAGCTAATTTGAAACCAATAGATATTGATTACATCATAACTGTGAGTTGTACAGGAATTATGATTCCGTCAATGGATGCTTATTTGATTAATAATCTCAAGATGAAGCAAGATGTTGTAAGGCTTCCTGTCACAGAAATGGGATGTGCAGCAGGTGTTTCTGGAATTATTTATGCAAAGAATTTTTTAAAATCAAATCCTAACAAACGCGCAGCAGTAATCGCTGTCGAATCACCAACAGCTACATTTCAACTAGATGATTTCTCTATGGCAAATATTGTTAGTGCAGCAATTTTTGGTGATGGTGCTTCGAGTGTTATTTTATCTTCTTATAAAAATGAAGAAGGCCCGAAAATAGTTGATGAAGCTATGTATCATTTTTATGATGCAGAAACTATGATGGGTTTTAAATTGACAAATACAGGCTTACAAATGATTTTAGATAAAGCGGTTCCCGAAACAATTTCAGAGCACTTCCCTATGATAGTGCATCCGTTTTTAGTACAAAATAAAATCACAATTGAAGATATAGATCACCTCATATTTCATCCAGGAGGAAAGAAAATTGTACAAACTATTGAAGATTTATTCGGATCTTTAGGAAAGAATATAGACGACACTAAAAATGTACTTAAGTTGTATGGAAACATGAGTAGTGCAACCGTTTTATATGTTTTAGAACGCTTTATGGACAAACAACTGCCTAAAGGAGATAGAGGATTAATGCTAAGTTTTGGACCTGGCTTTTCGGCACAACGCATATTATTAGAATGGTAA
- a CDS encoding 4'-phosphopantetheinyl transferase family protein, with protein MIGNDVVDLKQAAKDSNWKRPRFLDKVFTQKEQSIIFYSANKEQMVWLLWSMKEAAYKAFVREFKHCFFNPKLAECQLDLNNEGFVSINDNTYYLKSTITSEYVHSIASNTNEKFPKADLFKLYDNNLSDEVRSRLIHQVINGKDRDINSINIKKTVLGVPNVFLGNQQIFEALSISHHGKYAAFAIY; from the coding sequence ATGATTGGAAATGACGTTGTAGATTTAAAGCAAGCAGCAAAAGATTCTAATTGGAAAAGACCTCGTTTTTTAGATAAAGTATTTACACAAAAAGAGCAATCAATTATTTTTTATTCAGCAAACAAGGAACAAATGGTTTGGTTGCTTTGGAGTATGAAGGAAGCTGCGTATAAAGCTTTCGTAAGGGAATTTAAGCATTGCTTCTTCAACCCAAAACTAGCCGAATGTCAATTGGATTTAAACAATGAAGGTTTCGTTAGTATAAACGATAACACGTATTATTTAAAATCAACAATTACTTCAGAATATGTTCATAGTATAGCAAGTAATACAAATGAAAAATTTCCAAAAGCTGACCTTTTTAAATTGTATGATAATAATTTAAGTGACGAAGTCAGATCACGATTAATACATCAAGTCATAAATGGAAAAGATCGAGATATAAATTCAATTAATATTAAAAAGACAGTATTAGGAGTTCCAAATGTGTTTTTAGGCAACCAACAAATTTTTGAAGCTTTATCAATATCTCATCATGGTAAATATGCTGCTTTTGCTATTTATTAA
- a CDS encoding acyl carrier protein → MTKDELIAKLKTIVKPYIQDKTAFDNLSEDTDFINDLKINSANLVDVILDVEDEFDIRIENDDMEKMISVKAAMDIVNEKLAQR, encoded by the coding sequence ATGACCAAAGACGAATTGATTGCCAAATTAAAAACGATTGTAAAGCCTTACATTCAAGATAAAACTGCGTTTGATAACTTATCTGAAGACACAGATTTTATTAATGATTTAAAGATTAATTCTGCAAATTTAGTTGATGTTATTCTTGATGTTGAAGACGAATTTGATATTAGAATCGAGAATGATGATATGGAAAAAATGATATCAGTAAAAGCAGCTATGGATATTGTAAATGAAAAATTAGCTCAAAGATGA
- a CDS encoding NAD(P)/FAD-dependent oxidoreductase, with the protein MSTRLSSFDVIIVGGGLAGLSSAIHLSNADLSVLVIEKNSYPKHKVCGEYISNEVLPYLQFLDIDVFKLGAKRIDKFQLSTTKSKLISSRLSLGGFGISRFCLDHTLAMKAVQVGSEIIQDSVEDIQFFNDEFSVQTKNDKLFKAKIVIGAYGKRSNLDIKLNRKFIKRKSPYLAVKTHVKGNFPDDVVALHNFEGGYCGVSKVENNSINLCYITNLDAFKAYKDMDEFQHKVVFKNTFLKTVFSSSNPVFDEPLTISQISFDSKKPIENHILMCGDTAALIHPLSGNGMSMAIRSAQIASILIIKYFNSKTYDREALEKQYLREWNTAFKWRLKTGHIIADLFNQPKLSEVLMQILKWFPGILPFIIKRTHGKVMKVE; encoded by the coding sequence TTGAGTACACGTCTTTCGTCTTTTGATGTTATAATTGTTGGAGGTGGATTGGCAGGTTTATCAAGCGCTATTCATTTGTCAAATGCAGACCTGAGTGTTTTAGTTATTGAAAAAAACAGCTATCCAAAGCATAAAGTTTGTGGTGAATATATCTCTAATGAAGTACTACCTTATCTTCAATTTCTAGATATTGACGTCTTTAAATTAGGTGCAAAAAGGATTGATAAATTTCAATTGTCTACAACAAAAAGCAAATTGATTTCTTCAAGATTATCCTTAGGTGGTTTTGGAATTAGTCGGTTTTGTTTAGATCATACTTTAGCAATGAAAGCAGTTCAAGTTGGCTCAGAAATTATTCAAGATTCAGTTGAAGACATTCAGTTTTTTAATGACGAATTTTCTGTACAAACAAAAAATGATAAGCTATTTAAGGCAAAAATTGTAATTGGAGCCTACGGAAAACGTTCAAACCTCGACATCAAACTCAATCGGAAATTCATAAAACGTAAATCGCCATATTTAGCTGTTAAAACTCATGTAAAAGGAAATTTTCCTGACGATGTTGTAGCATTGCATAATTTTGAAGGTGGATATTGTGGTGTTTCAAAAGTTGAAAATAATAGCATAAATTTATGCTACATTACTAATTTAGATGCATTTAAAGCCTACAAAGATATGGACGAATTTCAACATAAAGTGGTATTCAAAAACACCTTCCTTAAAACTGTTTTTAGTAGTTCAAACCCTGTTTTTGATGAGCCTTTAACCATAAGCCAAATCTCATTCGATAGTAAAAAACCTATTGAAAATCACATCCTTATGTGTGGTGATACAGCAGCTTTAATTCATCCACTTTCGGGAAACGGAATGAGTATGGCAATACGAAGTGCCCAAATAGCTTCGATACTTATTATTAAATATTTTAATTCGAAAACTTACGATAGAGAAGCACTAGAAAAACAGTACCTTAGAGAATGGAATACAGCGTTTAAATGGCGTTTAAAAACGGGTCATATAATAGCGGATTTATTTAATCAACCCAAATTATCAGAGGTATTGATGCAAATCTTAAAATGGTTTCCAGGTATTTTGCCTTTTATTATAAAGCGAACGCATGGTAAAGTTATGAAAGTAGAATGA
- a CDS encoding FG-GAP-like repeat-containing protein yields MKKITLIACLIISYCSVAQVLNEPANWPNNNWTITGSYDANTDYFTDNPTDNSSNFSFNDDLPGGDSNNNLAAESNTIDLTAAHAAGETWITVSGSYVFNIFQTEDLNIQYWDNDAGNWQDYGSELSETNNAPNSGFCNGTPEQVNETINIASFTASQLANFKYRILYEDNGSFGWGFCFNSPLIRSETPPACPNVSDLSVTFISSDGANVYWDAGDVETSWEIALQAPGTGIPSGSGTSTTTNNPHVLSGLTQNTSYEIYVRGFCGGADFSNWMGPVNFTTLIPSRVDFSLQAISIGGYDLTVVDMNGDNLDDIVSASTSNVNIHYQLASGGFNEVDIPTPSADFLPGWSMAAADFNKDGYTDLLYGSGSGVTFMKSDGTGSGFTEISTGEYVFSQRSNFVDINQDGHLDAFVCHDVEPNVYYINDGSGNLTFYQSNVTPDAPFNLGDYYSGGNYGSIWIDYDNDRDMDMFIAKCGGETARRTNVMLTNNGDGTFTENANALGLADPMQTWSSSWADYDNDGDMDVFVGASSGNHKLMRNNGDGSFTDVTTGAGVSGASNGHENVSYDIDNDGFLDILCNGTIMYGKGDLTFEDADDTQINYKNGSFGDLNNDGFIDAYYSGNIYWNLTTSNNWIKINTVGTASNIDGIGARVEIYTDSGVQIRDVRSGEGFEYMSTLNTHFGLGNDDSVNHIIVYWPNSPCEVFLNPDINKTFNAVEGAGDSSCDALGVDEEVFANDFILSPNPTKNVLNITTGLQLENAFYNIYDISGRRVMTNSLSNSKSIDVSQLSAGNYIISIVSDNTIRNQKFIKQ; encoded by the coding sequence ATGAAAAAAATTACATTAATAGCATGTTTGATTATTTCTTATTGTTCCGTTGCTCAGGTTTTAAACGAACCAGCAAACTGGCCAAACAATAACTGGACAATTACTGGTTCTTATGATGCAAATACTGACTACTTTACAGACAACCCAACTGACAACTCATCAAACTTCTCATTTAATGATGACTTACCAGGTGGAGATTCAAACAATAATCTAGCTGCAGAATCTAACACCATTGATTTAACTGCTGCTCATGCTGCAGGAGAAACTTGGATTACAGTATCTGGCTCATATGTATTTAATATTTTCCAAACTGAAGATTTAAACATACAGTATTGGGATAATGATGCTGGAAATTGGCAGGATTATGGTTCAGAATTATCTGAAACAAATAACGCTCCAAATTCGGGTTTTTGTAATGGAACTCCTGAACAAGTTAATGAAACTATAAATATTGCTTCTTTTACAGCTTCTCAATTAGCTAATTTTAAATATCGTATCCTTTATGAGGATAATGGTTCATTTGGTTGGGGATTTTGTTTTAATTCTCCATTAATTAGGTCTGAAACACCTCCTGCTTGTCCAAACGTGAGTGATCTATCTGTTACTTTTATTTCTTCAGATGGTGCCAATGTATATTGGGATGCTGGTGATGTAGAAACGTCTTGGGAAATAGCTTTACAAGCTCCTGGAACTGGTATTCCTTCTGGCTCTGGAACATCTACAACTACTAATAATCCACATGTATTAAGCGGATTAACTCAGAATACTTCCTATGAAATCTATGTAAGAGGCTTTTGTGGAGGAGCTGATTTTAGCAATTGGATGGGACCCGTAAACTTTACCACATTAATTCCTTCTAGAGTAGATTTCTCTCTTCAAGCTATCAGTATTGGAGGTTACGACTTAACTGTTGTGGATATGAATGGAGATAACTTAGATGATATTGTGTCTGCATCTACAAGTAATGTAAACATACACTATCAATTAGCTTCTGGAGGTTTTAACGAAGTGGATATTCCAACACCTAGTGCCGACTTTTTACCTGGTTGGAGTATGGCTGCGGCCGATTTTAATAAAGATGGTTATACCGATTTACTTTATGGATCTGGAAGCGGTGTTACATTTATGAAAAGTGATGGTACTGGTTCTGGTTTTACTGAAATCTCTACTGGTGAATATGTGTTTTCTCAACGTTCAAATTTTGTTGATATCAATCAAGATGGCCATTTAGATGCTTTTGTTTGTCATGATGTTGAGCCAAATGTATATTATATAAATGATGGTTCTGGTAACCTTACGTTTTATCAATCTAACGTTACGCCAGATGCGCCTTTTAATTTAGGCGACTATTATTCTGGTGGTAATTATGGTTCTATTTGGATCGATTATGATAACGATAGAGACATGGATATGTTTATCGCTAAATGTGGAGGTGAAACTGCTAGAAGAACAAATGTCATGCTTACCAATAATGGTGATGGTACTTTTACAGAAAATGCAAACGCTTTAGGCCTTGCTGATCCTATGCAAACTTGGTCATCATCTTGGGCAGATTATGATAACGATGGAGACATGGACGTTTTTGTTGGTGCTAGCTCAGGAAATCATAAACTTATGCGTAATAATGGCGATGGTTCTTTTACAGATGTAACAACTGGTGCTGGTGTAAGTGGAGCTTCGAATGGTCACGAAAATGTGAGTTATGATATAGATAATGATGGGTTTTTAGATATTCTATGTAATGGAACAATTATGTATGGAAAAGGTGATCTTACTTTTGAAGATGCCGATGATACTCAAATCAATTATAAAAATGGATCTTTTGGTGATTTAAATAATGATGGATTTATTGATGCATATTATAGCGGTAATATTTATTGGAACTTAACAACGAGTAACAATTGGATTAAAATAAACACTGTTGGTACTGCAAGTAATATTGATGGTATTGGTGCTCGTGTAGAAATATACACTGATAGTGGTGTCCAAATTAGAGATGTTCGTAGTGGTGAAGGGTTTGAATATATGAGTACTTTAAATACACATTTTGGACTTGGAAACGACGATAGTGTTAATCATATCATTGTGTATTGGCCAAACTCTCCTTGTGAAGTGTTTTTAAACCCAGACATTAATAAAACATTTAATGCTGTTGAAGGTGCAGGGGATTCTTCTTGTGACGCACTCGGAGTTGATGAAGAGGTATTTGCTAATGATTTCATTTTGTCGCCAAACCCAACTAAAAATGTTTTAAATATTACAACTGGCTTACAGTTAGAAAATGCATTCTACAATATTTATGATATAAGCGGAAGACGTGTGATGACCAATTCATTAAGTAATTCTAAGTCAATTGATGTATCTCAATTATCTGCCGGAAACTATATCATCAGTATTGTATCTGACAACACGATTAGAAATCAAAAATTCATAAAGCAATAA
- a CDS encoding beta-ketoacyl-[acyl-carrier-protein] synthase family protein, with the protein MKNRVVITGLGVVAPNGVGLDAFSKAIKKGKSGITFHQQLADLNFSCCIGGIPHISEEKKLEYLTPLQLRGFNSSGILYGCMAGIDAWKDAGFNIETNSELDFDSGTVFGTGTSGVEKFREAIYKLDDNQVKRLGSTVVVQTMTSGISAFLGGILGLGNQVTTNSSACTTGTEAILMGYERIKNGQAKRMLVGSCSDGGPYIWGGFDAMRVMTYKHNDSPKQGSRPMSASASGFVPGAGAGALVLESLESAQERSATIYAEVLGGHINSGGQRNGGTMTAPNAEAVQRCIKEAIVNANISANDIDVINGHLTATSKDSLEIENWTIALNRKGDNFPFINSLKSMVGHCLAAAGSIESVATILQLKEQFVFPNSNCEDVHDEISELISEDKIVKQLMHTELNIAAKASFGFGDVNGCVIFKKY; encoded by the coding sequence ATGAAAAATAGAGTCGTCATTACAGGATTGGGAGTTGTAGCGCCAAATGGAGTTGGTCTCGATGCATTTTCTAAAGCGATTAAAAAAGGTAAATCAGGAATTACCTTTCATCAACAATTAGCCGACTTAAATTTCTCGTGTTGCATTGGTGGAATTCCTCATATTTCAGAAGAAAAGAAACTCGAATATTTAACACCTTTACAATTAAGAGGATTCAATAGCTCAGGAATTTTATATGGCTGTATGGCAGGAATTGATGCTTGGAAAGATGCTGGATTTAATATAGAAACTAACAGTGAATTAGATTTTGATAGCGGAACTGTTTTCGGAACAGGAACTTCTGGTGTTGAGAAATTCAGAGAAGCGATTTATAAACTAGATGATAATCAAGTAAAACGTTTAGGAAGTACTGTTGTTGTGCAAACTATGACAAGTGGAATCAGTGCATTTTTGGGTGGGATTTTAGGCTTAGGAAACCAGGTTACAACGAATTCTTCAGCATGCACCACAGGAACCGAAGCTATTTTGATGGGTTATGAACGTATCAAAAATGGTCAAGCGAAACGAATGTTGGTTGGAAGTTGTAGTGATGGTGGACCCTATATTTGGGGTGGATTTGATGCCATGCGAGTCATGACTTATAAACACAATGATTCTCCTAAACAAGGCTCGAGACCAATGAGTGCATCAGCATCAGGATTTGTTCCTGGAGCAGGAGCAGGAGCTTTGGTTTTAGAATCTTTAGAGAGTGCTCAAGAACGAAGTGCAACTATTTATGCTGAGGTTTTAGGAGGACATATTAATTCGGGAGGACAACGTAATGGAGGAACGATGACTGCTCCAAATGCTGAAGCAGTTCAGCGTTGCATTAAAGAAGCTATTGTAAATGCTAATATTTCAGCAAATGATATTGATGTTATTAATGGTCATTTAACAGCAACTTCAAAAGATAGCCTTGAAATAGAGAACTGGACGATAGCTTTGAATAGAAAAGGCGACAACTTTCCTTTTATTAATTCCTTGAAATCAATGGTTGGCCATTGTTTAGCTGCTGCTGGAAGTATTGAAAGTGTAGCAACTATTTTGCAATTAAAAGAACAATTTGTGTTTCCAAATAGTAATTGTGAGGATGTACATGATGAAATTTCCGAATTAATTTCTGAAGATAAAATTGTCAAACAATTAATGCATACCGAATTGAATATTGCAGCAAAAGCAAGTTTTGGGTTTGGTGATGTGAATGGTTGTGTTATCTTTAAAAAGTATTGA
- a CDS encoding methyltransferase domain-containing protein encodes MNLLVNTKHRSEQNEIMDDLNYNGPILHDALDKLAKINQWLGGNKVTINGLKKVLKNHPKNEVITIIDLGCGGGDILRDISEFGKRNGYRFHLIGIDANQHTVDYANSLSVTYDNIDFKAIDIFSERFNELNYDLVLTTLFLHHFKERVLLSFLKPVLEKAKFGIVVNDLHRHKLAYYLFKLLCTTIKNKTIIEDGLTSVLRGFKRKELIEMAQQLHTNYQIQWKWAFRFQWILKHKKYEC; translated from the coding sequence ATGAATTTATTAGTAAACACAAAACATAGAAGTGAGCAAAATGAAATCATGGACGATTTGAATTATAATGGCCCAATACTTCATGATGCACTTGATAAGCTCGCTAAAATAAACCAATGGTTAGGAGGAAATAAAGTCACAATTAATGGACTTAAAAAAGTGCTCAAAAATCACCCAAAAAATGAGGTAATAACCATTATTGATTTAGGTTGTGGAGGAGGAGATATATTAAGAGACATCTCTGAGTTTGGTAAGAGAAATGGTTACCGATTTCACCTTATTGGAATAGACGCAAATCAACACACAGTAGATTATGCCAATTCATTATCTGTAACCTATGATAATATTGATTTTAAAGCCATAGATATTTTTTCTGAAAGGTTTAATGAACTAAATTACGATTTAGTTTTAACTACACTATTTTTGCATCATTTTAAAGAAAGAGTACTCCTGTCATTTTTAAAACCCGTTTTAGAGAAAGCAAAATTTGGAATCGTAGTTAATGATTTACACAGACATAAACTCGCCTATTACTTGTTTAAATTGCTGTGTACCACTATAAAAAATAAAACAATTATTGAAGATGGATTAACTTCTGTGTTAAGAGGATTCAAACGGAAAGAGTTAATTGAAATGGCTCAACAATTGCATACAAATTATCAAATACAATGGAAATGGGCTTTTCGTTTCCAGTGGATTTTGAAGCATAAAAAATATGAGTGTTAA
- a CDS encoding YceI family protein, whose protein sequence is MKKKKITLVLFTSFLLSVVGFSQDLVAKSSVAFKIKNLGFNVEGFFSEINIESNFSDDDISQWTLIGNVIVNSIRTNNEKRDVHLLKDDFFDVKTFPKIVLMATNFKKTSLNKYDVTFSLTIKETTKKITIPMLIINNKDALQLTCDFEINRRDFDVGGNSLVMSKTVKIAVSHTVKKQ, encoded by the coding sequence ATGAAAAAGAAAAAAATCACACTTGTATTATTTACCAGTTTCCTGCTTTCCGTTGTTGGGTTTTCTCAGGATTTGGTTGCTAAGTCTTCAGTAGCATTTAAAATTAAAAATTTAGGGTTCAATGTAGAAGGTTTCTTTTCTGAAATTAATATAGAAAGCAATTTTTCAGATGATGATATTTCGCAATGGACATTAATAGGAAATGTTATTGTCAATTCTATTAGGACTAACAACGAAAAGCGTGATGTACATCTTCTAAAAGACGACTTTTTTGACGTTAAAACGTTTCCTAAAATAGTATTAATGGCAACGAATTTCAAGAAGACTTCCCTAAATAAATACGATGTTACATTTAGTTTAACTATAAAAGAAACGACTAAAAAGATTACAATTCCCATGTTAATTATCAATAATAAAGATGCACTTCAATTGACATGTGATTTTGAAATTAACAGACGCGATTTTGATGTTGGTGGTAATAGTTTAGTAATGTCAAAAACAGTAAAAATTGCTGTTAGTCATACTGTAAAAAAACAATAA
- a CDS encoding 3-hydroxyacyl-ACP dehydratase FabZ family protein, which translates to MNSNQIIALLPYQEPFLFVDELTEISSEGITGNFTFKEDAFFYEGHFKDNPITPGVILTECMAQIGVVCLGIYIMKDELSEQNHPQIALTSSQMDFFLPVFPGEKVTVVSEKEVFRFNKLKCNVKLFNEKEELMCRGMISGMLKL; encoded by the coding sequence TTGAACAGCAATCAAATCATAGCTTTATTACCCTATCAAGAACCATTTTTGTTTGTTGATGAGTTAACCGAAATATCTTCGGAAGGCATAACAGGAAACTTTACCTTTAAAGAAGATGCCTTTTTTTACGAAGGACATTTTAAAGACAATCCAATTACTCCTGGTGTAATTCTTACAGAGTGTATGGCTCAAATTGGTGTTGTGTGTTTAGGAATTTATATAATGAAAGATGAACTTTCAGAACAAAATCATCCGCAAATAGCATTAACCTCTAGTCAAATGGATTTCTTTTTACCCGTGTTTCCTGGAGAAAAAGTTACTGTAGTTTCTGAAAAAGAAGTCTTTCGTTTCAATAAGTTAAAATGTAATGTGAAACTTTTTAATGAGAAAGAAGAATTAATGTGTCGTGGTATGATTTCAGGAATGCTAAAATTATGA